The following proteins are encoded in a genomic region of Xanthomonas cassavae CFBP 4642:
- a CDS encoding patatin-like phospholipase family protein: MTALRRPRSLALLSVLGLLSACGGQPRPAPPAPVVPAPSATAPKPVKIGIALGGGAAKGFAHIGVIKMLEANGFAPVVVSGTSAGSVVGALYASGMDAFQMQEKAVALDQTSIRDVRLLSGGLVQGQKLQDYVNAQLGGKPIEKLRKPFAAVSTRLEDGERIVFVRGNAGQAVRASSSIPGVFEPVTIGNYHFVDGGVVSPVPVDAARQLGAEFVVAVDISSKASGKNPGDLLGTVNQSISIMGQRLGEAELTRADVVIRPKVSDIGSADFNQRGTAILEGERAAMAAMPQIRAKIAQLQAARSSAVRNAAEQAAAAKQQAYQRCLEQRTRWDKLRGKDEDCVAP; the protein is encoded by the coding sequence ATGACCGCGCTCCGCCGCCCCCGCTCGCTTGCCCTGTTGTCCGTGCTCGGTCTGCTCTCGGCCTGCGGTGGACAGCCGCGCCCGGCACCACCTGCGCCGGTAGTGCCGGCGCCTTCGGCCACTGCACCCAAGCCGGTGAAGATCGGCATCGCGCTTGGCGGCGGCGCGGCCAAGGGCTTTGCGCATATCGGCGTGATCAAGATGCTGGAGGCCAACGGGTTTGCGCCGGTGGTGGTGTCGGGCACCAGTGCCGGCAGCGTGGTCGGCGCGTTGTATGCCAGTGGCATGGACGCCTTCCAGATGCAGGAAAAAGCCGTTGCGCTGGACCAGACCAGCATCCGCGATGTGCGGCTGTTGTCCGGCGGCCTGGTGCAGGGGCAAAAGCTGCAGGACTACGTCAATGCGCAACTCGGCGGCAAGCCGATCGAGAAATTGCGCAAGCCGTTCGCGGCCGTGTCCACGCGCCTGGAAGACGGTGAACGGATCGTGTTCGTGCGTGGCAATGCCGGTCAGGCAGTGCGTGCGTCCAGCAGCATTCCCGGCGTGTTCGAGCCGGTGACCATCGGCAACTATCACTTCGTCGACGGCGGCGTGGTCAGCCCGGTGCCGGTGGATGCCGCGCGCCAGCTGGGCGCCGAGTTCGTGGTGGCGGTGGACATTTCCAGCAAGGCCAGCGGAAAAAATCCGGGCGATCTGCTGGGAACGGTGAATCAATCGATCTCGATCATGGGCCAGCGCCTGGGCGAAGCCGAACTCACGCGCGCCGACGTGGTGATTCGCCCCAAGGTCAGCGATATCGGCTCGGCCGATTTCAACCAGCGCGGCACCGCGATCCTGGAAGGCGAGCGCGCAGCGATGGCGGCGATGCCGCAGATCCGCGCCAAGATCGCGCAGTTGCAGGCCGCACGCAGCAGCGCGGTGCGCAATGCGGCCGAGCAGGCGGCCGCCGCAAAACAACAGGCCTACCAGCGTTGCCTGGAACAGCGCACGCGCTGGGACAAGCTGCGCGGCAAGGACGAGGACTGCGTGGCGCCGTGA
- a CDS encoding ABC transporter ATP-binding protein yields MTVAVSSSSAADANATGLIELDQASVMRGQVRVLHSLSLRIALGQHTAILGPNGCGKSSFIKLITRELYPLARGDGQASVKVLGQTRWQVDRLRSQLGIVTGDLSVNLSDMPGLDVESAVLSGFFASYVVPPHREISDDMRARAREALTLARALPLLDRPFAALSAGETRRVLIARALVNRPQALLLDEPSTGLDLVARQHLLDTLRHLAQQGITLVLVTHHIEEIVPEIARVILLRAGKVVADGSRDAVLTDASLSAVFDGPVRVQRDGERYWATVGA; encoded by the coding sequence ATGACTGTTGCCGTTTCTTCTTCTTCTGCTGCCGATGCAAACGCTACCGGGTTGATCGAACTCGACCAGGCAAGTGTGATGCGCGGCCAGGTTCGCGTGCTGCACAGCTTGTCCTTGCGCATCGCGCTGGGGCAGCACACCGCCATCCTCGGGCCCAATGGCTGCGGCAAGTCGTCCTTCATCAAGCTCATCACCCGCGAGCTGTATCCGCTGGCGCGCGGCGATGGCCAGGCGTCGGTGAAGGTGCTTGGGCAGACGCGCTGGCAGGTGGACCGGTTGCGCTCGCAGCTGGGCATCGTCACCGGCGATCTGAGCGTCAACCTGTCCGACATGCCGGGGCTGGATGTGGAAAGCGCGGTGCTGTCCGGCTTCTTTGCCAGCTACGTGGTGCCGCCGCACCGCGAGATCAGCGACGACATGCGTGCCCGAGCGCGCGAAGCGCTGACCCTGGCGCGCGCCTTGCCGCTGCTGGACCGCCCGTTCGCCGCGTTGTCGGCCGGCGAAACACGCCGCGTGCTGATCGCCCGTGCGTTGGTCAACCGCCCGCAGGCGCTGTTGCTGGACGAGCCCTCCACCGGCCTGGATCTGGTCGCGCGCCAGCACCTGCTCGACACCCTGCGCCACCTTGCCCAGCAAGGCATCACGCTGGTGCTGGTGACCCACCACATCGAAGAGATCGTGCCGGAGATTGCGCGGGTGATCCTGCTGCGCGCCGGCAAGGTGGTGGCCGATGGCAGCCGCGATGCGGTGCTGACCGATGCCAGCCTGTCGGCGGTCTTCGATGGCCCGGTGCGGGTCCAGCGCGATGGCGAGCGTTACTGGGCCACAGTGGGCGCGTAG
- a CDS encoding aminotransferase class V-fold PLP-dependent enzyme, with protein MSSFLLSSPLPASLEWTHRQQAFALPGEVVYLDAASRGPLLRAVQQVAHQAVDALAAPWQLSFDAWLQQIEHLRALAAGLFDHDADAVALLPSAAHGLATAARNLPLHRGDAVLVLEGQFPSNLLIWQRRCAEVGGQVVAVPTSPGAVLTDAVLQAIAQTPALRIASLPQAYWLDGRQLDLDRISAALQARGVALVLDLSQSLGVLPTDLPRWKPEFVVSVGHKWLLGPMGLAWLWAAPHWRAHGVPIEEHWIGRDAASSWEFPIAHAPQYRDGARRFDAGGVADPLRIAMATAALQQVSAWQPVRIAQALGSLTKRWDAALYARGLGDWCTPGHAPHLTALQPPAAALDAVATTLGALGVICTRRHGRLRMAPHLNVTDHALDRVIAALPVER; from the coding sequence ATGTCATCGTTCTTGTTGTCCAGCCCGCTCCCTGCCTCTCTGGAGTGGACACACCGCCAGCAGGCATTCGCGCTGCCCGGCGAAGTCGTTTATCTGGACGCCGCTTCGCGCGGACCATTGCTGCGTGCGGTGCAACAGGTGGCGCACCAGGCCGTGGATGCGCTGGCCGCGCCCTGGCAATTATCTTTCGATGCGTGGCTGCAGCAGATCGAACACCTGCGCGCACTTGCGGCTGGCCTGTTCGACCACGACGCCGACGCGGTGGCCTTGCTGCCATCGGCCGCACACGGCCTGGCCACCGCCGCGCGCAACCTGCCGCTGCACCGCGGCGATGCCGTGCTGGTCCTGGAGGGGCAATTTCCGTCCAACCTGCTGATCTGGCAGCGCCGCTGCGCGGAGGTGGGTGGACAGGTCGTGGCGGTCCCCACCAGCCCCGGCGCGGTGTTGACCGATGCCGTGTTGCAGGCGATCGCCCAGACCCCGGCGCTGCGTATCGCCAGCCTGCCGCAGGCGTACTGGCTGGATGGGCGGCAACTGGATCTGGACCGCATCAGCGCCGCGCTGCAGGCACGCGGAGTGGCGCTGGTGCTGGACCTGAGCCAGAGCCTGGGCGTGTTGCCCACCGATCTGCCGCGCTGGAAGCCGGAGTTCGTGGTCAGTGTCGGCCACAAATGGCTGCTGGGGCCGATGGGCCTGGCCTGGCTGTGGGCGGCGCCGCACTGGCGCGCACACGGTGTGCCGATCGAGGAACACTGGATCGGCCGCGATGCCGCCAGCAGCTGGGAATTTCCCATTGCGCACGCGCCGCAGTATCGCGACGGTGCGCGTCGGTTCGATGCCGGCGGCGTGGCCGACCCGCTGCGCATTGCGATGGCGACGGCCGCGCTGCAGCAGGTCAGCGCATGGCAGCCGGTGCGCATCGCACAGGCGCTGGGCAGCCTGACCAAGCGGTGGGACGCCGCCTTGTACGCGCGTGGCCTGGGCGACTGGTGCACGCCTGGACATGCACCGCATCTCACCGCGCTGCAGCCGCCCGCCGCTGCGCTGGACGCGGTGGCAACGACGCTCGGCGCGCTCGGCGTGATCTGCACGCGCCGGCACGGGCGCTTGAGGATGGCGCCGCATTTGAATGTCACCGACCACGCGCTGGACCGCGTGATCGCAGCGCTTCCGGTTGAACGCTGA
- the egtD gene encoding L-histidine N(alpha)-methyltransferase: protein MNAAAHAMQRAHAALTDLRPQPDDITADALAGLSQTPKTLPSKYFYDARGSQLFEAITRQPEYYLTGTELGLLEASMGSIAQAIGAGVHMVEYGSGSGRKTELLLQGLRDVVAYTPLEISRTALLESTARLARQFPQIQMLPVCTDFTKPLRLPDAQRPARRHLVFFPGSTLGNFTDTAAIALMDAMRQTMGSDGCALIGIDLDKDASLIEAAYNDAAGVTAEFTLNLLARLNREIGSDFDLDGFRHHAAYARERGRIETFLISQRDQRVQVGGQDIVFAEGEAMQVEYSYKYTDARFAELAAAAGLKVTHGWNDAKDWFGLRLLRPL from the coding sequence GTGAACGCTGCCGCCCATGCCATGCAACGCGCCCATGCTGCGCTGACCGATCTGCGTCCACAGCCGGACGACATCACCGCCGACGCGCTGGCCGGTCTGTCGCAGACGCCCAAGACCTTGCCCTCCAAGTATTTCTACGACGCGCGCGGCTCCCAGTTGTTCGAAGCCATCACCCGGCAGCCGGAGTACTACCTCACCGGCACCGAACTGGGGTTGCTGGAAGCCAGCATGGGTTCGATTGCCCAGGCCATCGGTGCCGGTGTGCACATGGTGGAATACGGCAGCGGCAGTGGCCGCAAGACCGAGCTGCTGCTGCAGGGCCTGCGTGATGTGGTGGCCTATACGCCGCTGGAAATCTCGCGCACTGCGCTGCTGGAAAGCACCGCACGGCTGGCCCGGCAGTTTCCGCAGATCCAGATGCTGCCGGTCTGCACCGACTTCACCAAGCCGCTGCGGCTACCGGATGCACAGCGTCCGGCGCGTCGCCATCTGGTGTTCTTCCCCGGCTCGACGCTGGGCAATTTCACCGACACCGCGGCCATCGCGCTGATGGATGCGATGCGCCAGACCATGGGCAGCGACGGCTGCGCGCTGATCGGCATCGATCTGGACAAGGACGCCAGCCTGATCGAGGCGGCCTACAACGATGCCGCCGGCGTCACCGCCGAGTTCACCTTGAACCTGCTGGCGCGGCTCAACCGCGAGATCGGCAGCGATTTCGATCTCGACGGTTTCCGTCACCATGCGGCGTATGCGCGCGAACGCGGTCGCATCGAGACCTTCCTGATCAGCCAGCGCGACCAGCGCGTCCAGGTGGGTGGGCAGGACATTGTCTTCGCCGAAGGCGAAGCGATGCAGGTCGAATACAGCTACAAATACACCGATGCGCGCTTTGCCGAACTGGCCGCTGCGGCCGGGCTCAAGGTCACCCATGGCTGGAACGATGCCAAGGACTGGTTCGGCCTGCGTCTGCTGCGTCCGCTGTAA
- a CDS encoding ATP-binding cassette domain-containing protein: protein MFTLDQVSRRYGQSLALDNVSLAFASGVTTAVIGPSGAGKSTVLRLLVGLEWPDSGTVAVNGTPLRREQLQAQRQRIGYVIQEGGLFPHLDAHSNVVLLAQTLGWTRTRIDARLQTLCALCQLPPELLARYPAELSGGQRQRVGLIRALMLDPPALLLDEPLGALDPIVRYDLQEQLRVLFAQLGKTVVLVTHDVAEAAYLADTLVLMRAGRVVQQGSARALREHPADPFVQRFLTAQRSIGDAA, encoded by the coding sequence ATGTTCACACTCGATCAGGTCAGCCGGCGCTACGGCCAGTCCCTCGCGCTCGACAACGTCAGCCTGGCGTTCGCCAGCGGCGTCACCACTGCGGTGATCGGGCCCAGCGGCGCCGGCAAGTCCACCGTGTTGCGCCTGCTGGTGGGTCTGGAATGGCCCGACAGCGGCACGGTCGCCGTCAATGGCACGCCACTGCGACGCGAGCAGCTACAGGCGCAGCGTCAGCGCATCGGCTACGTGATCCAGGAAGGCGGCCTGTTTCCGCATCTGGATGCGCACAGCAATGTGGTGTTGCTGGCGCAGACGCTGGGCTGGACGCGCACGCGCATCGATGCGCGCCTGCAGACGCTGTGCGCGCTGTGCCAGCTGCCGCCGGAGTTGCTGGCGCGCTATCCGGCCGAGCTGTCGGGCGGGCAACGCCAGCGCGTTGGCCTGATCCGCGCGCTGATGCTCGACCCACCGGCGCTGTTGCTGGACGAACCGCTGGGTGCGCTCGACCCCATCGTGCGCTACGACCTGCAGGAACAGCTGCGCGTGCTGTTTGCCCAGCTCGGCAAGACCGTGGTGCTGGTCACCCATGATGTCGCCGAGGCGGCATATCTGGCCGACACGCTGGTGCTGATGCGCGCCGGCCGCGTGGTGCAGCAGGGCAGTGCGCGCGCGCTGCGTGAGCACCCGGCCGACCCGTTCGTGCAGCGGTTTCTTACTGCCCAGCGCAGCATCGGCGACGCTGCATGA
- a CDS encoding glycine betaine ABC transporter substrate-binding protein encodes MSARAVVAVLLLLCSLGAHAAQVTVGSKNFTEAVILGEIATAAGKRDGVDVQHRAQLGGTRILWRALETGQIDAYAEYTGTLAQELLQLPKASHAELRAALDARGLAMTQSLGFQNTYAFGMSRARAQALGITTLSELARHPGLKIGLSNEFMQRADGWPGVRAAYALPQAATGLDHDLAYRALQSGAIEVTDLYSTDAEIAYHTLQVLRDDRHYFPEYQAVFLYRKDLAQRAPKMLQTLQGLQGRIDEAAMQQLNAQVKLQRKSESTVAAQWLGVKPVSDTESRISRLWRYTGEHLALVGSSLGMALLIALPLGVLAARRPRLGQVVLSLTGVLQTLPSLAVFVFMIPLFGIGAKPAIAALFLYSLLPIVRNTHAGLTSIPRQLRQTAEAIGLPAWTRLWRIELPLARRTIVAGIQTAAVIDVGTATLGALIGAGGYGQPILTGIRLDDIGLILEGAVPAALLALLVQAVFEGLERWATPRGLRIGQQR; translated from the coding sequence ATGAGCGCGCGTGCGGTTGTGGCGGTGCTGCTGTTGCTGTGCAGCCTGGGCGCACACGCTGCGCAGGTCACCGTGGGCTCGAAGAACTTCACCGAAGCAGTGATCCTGGGCGAAATCGCCACTGCCGCAGGCAAGCGGGATGGGGTGGATGTGCAGCATCGCGCCCAGCTCGGCGGCACGCGCATTCTGTGGCGCGCGCTGGAAACCGGGCAGATCGATGCCTACGCCGAATACACCGGCACCCTGGCGCAGGAACTGCTGCAGCTGCCCAAGGCCAGCCACGCCGAGCTGCGCGCCGCACTGGACGCGCGCGGGCTGGCGATGACGCAGTCGCTCGGCTTTCAGAACACCTATGCGTTCGGCATGTCGCGCGCGCGCGCGCAGGCGTTGGGCATCACCACGTTGTCGGAACTGGCGCGCCACCCGGGCTTGAAGATCGGGCTGAGCAACGAATTCATGCAGCGCGCCGACGGCTGGCCGGGCGTGCGCGCCGCCTATGCCCTGCCGCAAGCCGCTACTGGTCTGGATCACGACCTGGCCTATCGTGCGCTGCAAAGCGGCGCCATCGAGGTCACCGATCTGTACAGCACCGATGCGGAGATTGCGTATCACACACTGCAGGTGCTGCGCGACGACCGCCATTACTTCCCCGAGTACCAGGCTGTGTTCCTGTACCGCAAGGATCTGGCACAGCGTGCGCCGAAGATGCTGCAGACCTTGCAAGGCCTGCAGGGACGCATCGACGAAGCGGCGATGCAGCAACTCAATGCGCAGGTGAAGCTGCAGCGCAAGAGCGAATCTACGGTGGCCGCGCAATGGCTGGGCGTGAAGCCTGTCTCGGACACGGAGTCGCGCATCAGCCGGTTATGGCGTTATACCGGCGAGCATCTGGCACTGGTCGGCAGCTCGTTGGGAATGGCATTGCTGATCGCCCTGCCATTGGGCGTGCTGGCGGCACGACGGCCACGGCTGGGCCAGGTGGTGCTGTCGCTGACCGGCGTCCTGCAGACCTTGCCCTCACTGGCGGTGTTCGTCTTCATGATTCCGCTGTTCGGCATCGGCGCCAAGCCGGCGATTGCGGCGCTGTTTCTGTATAGCCTGCTGCCGATCGTGCGCAACACGCATGCCGGGCTGACCTCGATCCCACGCCAGCTGCGCCAGACCGCCGAAGCGATCGGCCTGCCGGCATGGACGCGGCTGTGGCGCATCGAACTGCCGCTGGCACGTCGCACGATCGTGGCCGGCATCCAGACCGCCGCCGTGATCGACGTGGGCACCGCGACCCTGGGCGCGTTGATCGGTGCGGGCGGTTACGGCCAGCCCATCCTCACCGGTATCCGCCTGGACGATATCGGCCTGATCCTCGAAGGAGCGGTGCCTGCCGCGCTGCTCGCATTGTTGGTACAGGCGGTGTTCGAGGGCCTGGAGCGCTGGGCGACGCCGCGCGGTTTGCGAATCGGCCAGCAGCGCTGA
- a CDS encoding TIGR00266 family protein, with product MAQWYFHVPGQADRIGPLDDASARAHAQRQPDALAWRDGLDGWTPARQLAELQSGGSAPPPLTGAAGSADEIDYRIVGNDMQFVEVELDPGESAIAEAGALMYKDSAVQMDTVFGDGSHAGQSGGGGGLMGKLLSAGKRVVTGESLFTTVFTHAGSGKAKVAFAAPYPGTVLALRLSEHGGRLICQKDSFLAGARGVSLGIAFQKKILTGLFGGEGFIMQKLEGDGWVFVHAGGTVMERELGPGERIDVDTGCVVAYHAGVDMDVRRVAGLKSMFFGGEGVFLATLTGPGKVWLQSLPFSRMAGRMLQAAPQGGGQQRGEGSVLGGLGRLLDGDNRF from the coding sequence ATGGCCCAGTGGTATTTCCATGTTCCCGGACAGGCCGACCGCATCGGTCCGCTCGACGATGCCAGTGCGCGCGCGCACGCCCAGCGCCAACCCGATGCCCTGGCCTGGCGCGACGGGCTCGATGGCTGGACCCCTGCCCGGCAACTGGCCGAGCTGCAGAGCGGCGGCAGCGCCCCGCCGCCGCTGACCGGCGCGGCCGGCAGTGCCGACGAGATCGATTACCGCATCGTCGGCAATGACATGCAGTTCGTCGAAGTGGAGCTGGACCCTGGCGAAAGCGCGATCGCCGAGGCCGGCGCCCTGATGTACAAGGATTCGGCCGTGCAGATGGACACCGTGTTCGGCGACGGCTCGCATGCCGGCCAGAGCGGCGGCGGCGGCGGCCTGATGGGCAAACTGCTCTCTGCCGGCAAGCGCGTGGTCACCGGCGAGAGCCTGTTCACCACCGTATTCACCCACGCCGGTAGCGGCAAGGCCAAGGTGGCGTTTGCCGCGCCCTACCCGGGCACGGTGCTGGCGCTGCGCCTGTCCGAACACGGCGGGCGGTTGATCTGCCAGAAGGACAGCTTTCTGGCCGGTGCCCGCGGAGTGTCGCTGGGCATCGCGTTCCAGAAGAAGATCCTCACCGGCCTGTTCGGTGGCGAGGGCTTCATCATGCAGAAGCTCGAAGGCGACGGCTGGGTGTTCGTGCACGCCGGCGGCACCGTGATGGAGCGCGAGCTGGGCCCGGGCGAACGTATCGATGTCGATACCGGCTGCGTGGTTGCTTACCACGCCGGCGTGGACATGGACGTGCGCCGCGTGGCCGGCCTGAAGAGCATGTTCTTCGGTGGCGAAGGCGTGTTCCTGGCCACCCTCACCGGCCCCGGCAAGGTCTGGCTGCAATCGCTGCCATTTTCGCGCATGGCCGGCCGCATGCTGCAGGCTGCCCCGCAGGGCGGCGGCCAGCAACGCGGTGAGGGCTCGGTGCTGGGCGGTCTGGGGCGGCTGCTGGATGGCGACAACCGGTTCTGA
- the egtB gene encoding ergothioneine biosynthesis protein EgtB gives MSALSSLLVDHQHQQLSLLERYAQTRALSDRLAAPLSAEDAMVQSMPDASPSKWHLAHTTWFFERFVLQTDPAYRVFDPAWDFLFNSYYQSVGPMHARARRGVLSRPSLQQVHDYRAAVDTHMQQRLREGLLDAQASTIVQLGIQHEQQHQELLLTDIKHALWSNPLQPAYRQTPAAPLAVGSAVRWHARDEQIAQIGAPAWPNSERFAYDNESPRHRVLVGAHALASRVVSNAEFQQFIDDGGYRNAGAWLSDGWSMVQAQGWQHPLYWDAQGREFTLDGWRARDPHAPVCHLSLFEADAFARWAGARLPTEAEWELAATGVPVQGNFVDSDALHPRGAQAVDTGVQQLFGDVWEWTGSAYLPYPGFVPWPGSLGEYNGKFMNAQWVLRGGSCATPASHMRASYRNFFPSDARWQFAGVRLAKDLP, from the coding sequence ATGTCTGCACTCTCATCCTTGCTGGTCGACCACCAGCACCAGCAGCTCAGCCTGTTGGAACGCTACGCGCAGACTCGCGCGCTCAGCGATCGCCTCGCCGCACCCCTGAGCGCCGAAGACGCCATGGTGCAGAGCATGCCCGATGCCAGCCCCAGCAAATGGCATCTGGCGCATACCACCTGGTTCTTCGAACGGTTCGTGCTGCAGACCGATCCAGCCTACCGCGTGTTCGATCCGGCCTGGGACTTCCTGTTCAACAGCTACTACCAGAGCGTTGGCCCGATGCACGCGCGCGCGCGCCGCGGTGTGTTGTCGCGACCGTCGCTGCAACAGGTGCACGACTACCGCGCGGCGGTGGATACGCACATGCAGCAACGCCTGCGCGAGGGCCTGCTGGATGCGCAGGCCAGCACCATCGTGCAGCTGGGCATCCAGCACGAGCAGCAACATCAGGAGCTGCTGCTGACCGATATCAAGCATGCGCTGTGGAGTAACCCGTTGCAGCCTGCCTATCGCCAGACGCCTGCAGCGCCGCTGGCCGTTGGCAGTGCGGTGCGCTGGCATGCGCGCGACGAGCAGATTGCACAGATCGGCGCGCCCGCATGGCCGAACAGCGAGCGCTTCGCCTATGACAACGAGTCGCCACGTCACCGGGTACTGGTCGGTGCGCATGCGCTGGCCAGCCGCGTGGTCAGCAATGCCGAATTCCAGCAGTTCATCGACGACGGCGGCTACCGCAATGCCGGTGCCTGGCTCAGCGACGGTTGGTCGATGGTGCAGGCGCAGGGCTGGCAGCATCCGCTGTACTGGGATGCGCAGGGGCGCGAGTTCACCCTGGACGGATGGCGCGCGCGCGATCCGCATGCGCCGGTCTGCCATCTGAGCCTGTTCGAGGCCGACGCCTTCGCGCGTTGGGCCGGCGCGCGCCTGCCGACCGAAGCCGAATGGGAACTGGCCGCCACCGGCGTGCCGGTGCAGGGCAACTTCGTCGACAGCGACGCCTTGCATCCGCGCGGCGCGCAGGCCGTGGATACCGGCGTGCAGCAGTTGTTCGGCGATGTCTGGGAGTGGACCGGCAGCGCGTACCTGCCGTATCCGGGCTTCGTGCCGTGGCCAGGGTCGCTGGGCGAATACAACGGCAAATTCATGAACGCGCAATGGGTGCTGCGTGGCGGCAGTTGCGCCACGCCGGCCAGCCACATGCGCGCCAGTTATCGCAACTTTTTCCCCTCCGATGCGCGCTGGCAGTTTGCCGGTGTGCGCCTTGCCAAGGATCTGCCGTGA
- a CDS encoding EF-hand domain-containing protein, producing MLLALCLGCAAAGGAHAQVQDSQEYLKRMDTDGDGRVGRDEYLAWMSYAFDQRDTDHDGVLQGEELPGRRGKPITRAAYRATLIERFARQDANGDGYLSARELLAPPR from the coding sequence CTGCTGCTGGCGCTCTGCCTGGGATGCGCCGCTGCAGGCGGTGCGCACGCCCAGGTGCAGGACAGCCAGGAGTATCTCAAGCGCATGGACACCGATGGCGATGGTCGGGTCGGCCGCGACGAATATCTGGCCTGGATGAGCTACGCCTTCGATCAGCGCGATACCGATCACGACGGCGTGCTGCAGGGCGAGGAGTTGCCCGGCCGGCGCGGCAAGCCGATCACCCGCGCCGCGTATCGCGCCACCTTGATCGAACGCTTCGCGCGCCAGGATGCCAACGGCGACGGCTACCTGAGCGCACGCGAGTTGCTGGCGCCGCCGCGCTGA
- a CDS encoding DUF3253 domain-containing protein gives MRQLLAQRLPQHSICPSEVARALSDDVAVWRALMPQVRAVAADAAGKGLVRITQQGRTVDLATARGPIRLMRGPHFD, from the coding sequence ATGCGGCAGCTGCTGGCACAGCGGCTGCCGCAGCATTCCATCTGTCCTTCGGAGGTTGCGCGCGCACTGAGCGATGACGTGGCGGTGTGGCGTGCCTTGATGCCGCAGGTGCGCGCGGTTGCCGCCGATGCAGCAGGCAAGGGCCTGGTGCGCATCACCCAACAGGGCCGAACGGTGGACCTTGCCACCGCACGCGGGCCGATTCGCCTGATGCGTGGGCCGCATTTCGATTGA
- a CDS encoding DesA family fatty acid desaturase encodes MLPDPIIDFMTSGVAGLGVWGMLAVLLAFTQLTIFAVTLYLHRSQAHRGVDFHPVLAHFFRFWTWLTTSMITREWVAIHRKHHAKVETDEDPHSPQTKGIGQVFWRGVELYRQARAERADIAQYGRGAPSDWIERHLYTPHANAGPIALGVINTLLFGLPGIALWAIQMAWIPFWAAGVVNGLGHWWGYRNFESADTSTNLTPWALWIGGEELHNNHHAFPSSARFSMRRWELDIGWIAIVGLQALGLAKVLRVAPTLDIRPNIAVPDADTLKALLSHRFQAMTDYQRNVLKPALREEAAATGAKLRELLPRRLRKGLVDDGRWLKPDARAQLQAWVAQRPRMRTLVEYRARLTAVLEARSHDAAERLKQLQQWCHEAEASGNAALQAYAARLKGYALSGA; translated from the coding sequence ATGCTGCCCGACCCGATCATCGACTTCATGACGTCCGGCGTGGCTGGCCTGGGTGTCTGGGGCATGCTTGCCGTGCTGCTGGCGTTCACCCAGCTCACCATCTTTGCGGTGACCTTGTACCTGCATCGCAGCCAGGCGCACCGCGGTGTGGATTTCCACCCGGTGCTGGCGCACTTCTTCCGGTTCTGGACCTGGCTCACCACCTCGATGATCACCCGCGAATGGGTGGCGATCCATCGCAAGCACCACGCCAAGGTCGAAACCGACGAAGACCCGCACAGCCCGCAGACCAAGGGCATCGGCCAGGTGTTCTGGCGCGGCGTGGAGTTGTATCGGCAGGCGCGTGCCGAGCGTGCCGACATCGCCCAATACGGCAGGGGCGCGCCATCGGACTGGATCGAACGGCATCTGTATACGCCGCATGCCAATGCCGGCCCGATCGCGCTGGGCGTGATCAACACGCTGCTGTTCGGGTTGCCCGGCATTGCGCTGTGGGCGATCCAGATGGCATGGATTCCGTTCTGGGCCGCCGGCGTGGTCAACGGGCTGGGCCACTGGTGGGGCTATCGCAATTTCGAATCGGCCGACACCTCCACCAACCTCACGCCGTGGGCGCTGTGGATCGGTGGCGAAGAACTGCACAACAACCACCATGCCTTCCCCAGTTCGGCGCGTTTCTCGATGCGGCGCTGGGAGCTGGATATCGGCTGGATCGCCATTGTCGGCCTGCAGGCGCTGGGTCTTGCCAAGGTGCTGCGGGTGGCGCCGACGCTGGATATCCGCCCCAACATCGCCGTGCCCGATGCGGACACGCTCAAGGCCTTGCTGTCGCATCGCTTCCAGGCCATGACCGACTACCAGCGCAACGTGCTCAAGCCGGCACTGCGCGAAGAAGCCGCCGCCACAGGCGCCAAGTTGCGCGAATTGTTGCCGCGCCGTCTGCGCAAGGGCCTGGTCGACGATGGCCGCTGGCTGAAACCGGATGCACGCGCGCAGTTGCAGGCCTGGGTGGCGCAACGCCCGCGCATGCGTACGTTGGTGGAGTATCGCGCGCGTCTGACCGCGGTGCTGGAAGCGCGCAGTCATGATGCCGCCGAGCGGCTCAAGCAATTGCAGCAGTGGTGCCATGAAGCCGAAGCCAGCGGCAATGCCGCCCTGCAGGCCTACGCGGCACGGCTCAAGGGGTATGCGCTGAGTGGTGCGTAA